From one Culex quinquefasciatus strain JHB chromosome 3, VPISU_Cqui_1.0_pri_paternal, whole genome shotgun sequence genomic stretch:
- the LOC119769014 gene encoding uncharacterized protein LOC119769014, giving the protein MTPKKRYVRSNSVKLKELKRRMATILGSAEQIKVFEANYTADQANQLAIRIEMLDELWKQYSERRKPAQNHYNEQHKIRSANRAAEDSSGVLDTSRAKTEVFLATAIVRVEDRDGTNHFARVVLDSCSQCNFISEAVATKLRLRRTKTNTEVAGIGPGKVRVTESVTVKLRSRTRAFETSVVCLIIAKIPAILPSQNIDIRDWQVPRDETVFGHIVSGMYAGRGANPSLCIISSASGLDAILERFWQVDDFDRGRALSLDDRWCEDHFNRTVSRRDDGRYVVRLPIREDRRPFLGDSHNLAQRRFLANERRFGYDQQLRDDYLRFMDEYAELGHLEPGLRTGNAAYRPRFLETMDSGLRSSFASTSKMAPRHSKPSGRRVSFVETREPSAVAMEHRTNNRHTSGQRRQVQGGRRPHHKGNLPACRSRSMPAANRNREQQIRKPSPAPDAAPDKPARTVKLSEARFKETDEAESE; this is encoded by the exons ATGACTCCAAAGAAGAGATATGTGCGGAGCAATTCCGTCAAGTTAAAAGAATTGAAGAGGCGGATGGCCACGATACTAGGTTCAGCGGAACAAATCAAAGTATTCGAGGCCAATTACACGGCCGACCAAGCAAATCAACTAGCAATTAGAATCGAAATGCTTGATGAGCTTTGGAAGCAGTACTCGGAG CGAAGGAAACCTGCACAGAACCACTACAACGAACAGCACAAGATTAGATCAGCTAACCGTGCAGCAGAAGACTCATCGGGAGTTCTGGACACGTCGCGGGCAAAGACAGAGGTTTTCCTCGCAACCGCAATCGTGCGGGTAGAAGATCGTGACGGGACGAATCACTTCGCGCGCGTGGTGTTAGATAGTTGTTCTCAGTGCAATTTTATATCGGAAGCGGTCGCCACCAAGTTACGATTACGGCGGACCAAGACAAATACGGAAGTCGCGGGAATCGGTCCGGGTAAAGTGCGTGTTACGGAATCGGTCACTGTGAAGCTTCGCTCGCGGACTCGCGCTTTCGAAACGTCGGTCGTTTGCCTCATTATTGCCAAAATTCCGGCAATTTTACCGAGCCAGAATATCGATATTCGCGACTGGCAGGTTCCGCGTGAC GAAACTGTGTTTGGACATATCGTGTCAGGGATGTACGCGGGGCGTGGAGCAAACCCATCGCTGTGCATAATCAGCAGTGCCAGCGGGCTGGATGCCATCCTAGAGCGATTCTGGCAAGTGGACGACTTTGACCGCGGTCGAGCGCTGTCGCTAGACGATAGGTGGTGTGAGGATCACTTTAATCGCACGGTTTCGCGTCGGGATGACGGGCGTTACGTGGTACGGTTGCCAATTCGCGAAGATCGAAGACCTTTTCTCGGTGACTCGCATAATCTAGCCCAGCGTCGGTTCCTGGCTAACGAGCGCAGATTTGGATACGACCAGCAGCTTCGCGACGACTACCTGCGATTTATGGACGAATATGCTGAACTCGGACACTTGGAACCGGGCTTACGCACAG GAAATGCGGCGTACCGTCCAAGATTTTTGGAAACGATGGACTCGGGATTACGTTCATCATTTGCATCAACGTCCAAAATGGCACCAAGGCACTCGAAACCCTCAGGTCGGCGAGTTAGTTTTGTTGAAACAAGAGAACCTTCCGCCGTTGCAATGGAACATCGGACGAATAACCGCCACACATCCGGGCAGAGACGGCAGGTGCAGGGTGGTCGACGTCCGCACCACAAGGGGAACTTACCGGCGTGCCGCAGCAGAAGTATGCCGGCTGCCAATCGAAACCGAGAGCAGCAAATTAGAAAACCCAGCCCAGCACCAGATGCAGCTCCCGACAAACCAGCCCGAACTGTAAAATTGTCAGAAGCTCGGTTCAAGGAGACTGATGAAGCAGAAAGTGAGTAA